The following are encoded together in the Vigna angularis cultivar LongXiaoDou No.4 chromosome 9, ASM1680809v1, whole genome shotgun sequence genome:
- the LOC108347542 gene encoding protein ABIL1 isoform X2, giving the protein MVLDNLKDYAVRALVNAVDHLGTVAYKLTDLLEQQTLDVSTMDLKVATINQKLLTCQIYTDKEGLRQQQLLAFIPRHHKHYILPNSINKKVHFSPHIQIDARQNLFQTRTRLQSSGTPAAKTLSWHLASETKSTLKGSSHASPNIENPKFSAKASGVFHLLDNEENTWMKSSPAQTHFPNGVPPSSTPIHTLGGTRKDALEGSKPLTAFRSFDNPNRREVVQVPTRSKSVLSAFFAKQKTPKLKASSFL; this is encoded by the exons AT GGTTCTTGACAACCTGAAAGATTATGCTGTAAGAGCCCTTGTGAATGCTGTTGATCATCTAGGAACGGTTGCATACAAGTTAACTGACCTTCTTGAGCAGCAAACATTAGATGTCTCAACCATGGATTTGAAGGTCGCTACCATAAATCAg AAACTTCTTACCTGCCAAATCTACACTGATAAAGAAGGTCTACGGCAGCAACAACTGTTGGCTTTCATTCCTAGACATCATAAGCACTACATTTTGCCAA ATTCTATCAATAAAAAGGTCCATTTCAGTCCACACATCCAGATTGATGCAAGACAGAATCTATTTCAAACCAGAACCCGTTTACAATCTTCAG GTACCCCTGCAGCGAAAACTCTTTCATGGCATTTAGCATCAGAGACAAAGTCTACCTTAAAAGGGTCTTCTCATGCCTCCCCAAA CATCGAGAACCCAAAATTTTCTGCCAAGGCTTCTGGAGTCTTCCATCTTTTAG ATAATGAAGAGAACACCTGGATGAAATCCTCACCAGCACAAACTCACTTTCCAAATGGAGTTCCTCCATCTAGTACACCTATTCATACTTTAGGTGGTACGCGCAAG GATGCATTGGAGGGTTCCAAACCGTTGACAGCATTCAGGTCATTTGACAACCCAAATCGGCGCGAGGTTGTCCAAGTCCCTACTCGAAGCAAGAGTGTGCTATCAGCTTTCTTTGCTAAGCAGAAAACACCAAAGTTGAAGGCCAGTTCTTTCTTATGA
- the LOC108347542 gene encoding protein ABIL1 isoform X1, with amino-acid sequence MEFERPTAPLNSAMTYDEASMERSKSFVNALQELKNLRPQLYSAAEYCEKSYLHSEQKQMVLDNLKDYAVRALVNAVDHLGTVAYKLTDLLEQQTLDVSTMDLKVATINQKLLTCQIYTDKEGLRQQQLLAFIPRHHKHYILPNSINKKVHFSPHIQIDARQNLFQTRTRLQSSGTPAAKTLSWHLASETKSTLKGSSHASPNIENPKFSAKASGVFHLLDNEENTWMKSSPAQTHFPNGVPPSSTPIHTLGGTRKDALEGSKPLTAFRSFDNPNRREVVQVPTRSKSVLSAFFAKQKTPKLKASSFL; translated from the exons ATGGAGTTTGAGCGCCCAACCGCACCGCTCAACTCCGCCATGACCTACGACGAGGCCTCCATGGAGCGCAGCAAGAGCTTCGTCAACGCCTTGCAG GAACTTAAGAACCTAAGGCCTCAACTGTATTCTGCTGCAGAATACTGTGAAAAATCTTATCTCCATAGTGAACAGAAACAAAT GGTTCTTGACAACCTGAAAGATTATGCTGTAAGAGCCCTTGTGAATGCTGTTGATCATCTAGGAACGGTTGCATACAAGTTAACTGACCTTCTTGAGCAGCAAACATTAGATGTCTCAACCATGGATTTGAAGGTCGCTACCATAAATCAg AAACTTCTTACCTGCCAAATCTACACTGATAAAGAAGGTCTACGGCAGCAACAACTGTTGGCTTTCATTCCTAGACATCATAAGCACTACATTTTGCCAA ATTCTATCAATAAAAAGGTCCATTTCAGTCCACACATCCAGATTGATGCAAGACAGAATCTATTTCAAACCAGAACCCGTTTACAATCTTCAG GTACCCCTGCAGCGAAAACTCTTTCATGGCATTTAGCATCAGAGACAAAGTCTACCTTAAAAGGGTCTTCTCATGCCTCCCCAAA CATCGAGAACCCAAAATTTTCTGCCAAGGCTTCTGGAGTCTTCCATCTTTTAG ATAATGAAGAGAACACCTGGATGAAATCCTCACCAGCACAAACTCACTTTCCAAATGGAGTTCCTCCATCTAGTACACCTATTCATACTTTAGGTGGTACGCGCAAG GATGCATTGGAGGGTTCCAAACCGTTGACAGCATTCAGGTCATTTGACAACCCAAATCGGCGCGAGGTTGTCCAAGTCCCTACTCGAAGCAAGAGTGTGCTATCAGCTTTCTTTGCTAAGCAGAAAACACCAAAGTTGAAGGCCAGTTCTTTCTTATGA
- the LOC108346327 gene encoding uncharacterized protein LOC108346327: MALLIHSPEISVALQIAPNPNPRLSKVHSFKPHTKSTWIGSARGVRISCKVKDCAVLDLGLDENVNSYGQFSVPVKPESKQSKEKEEEKQNYHVNVGYAIRTLREDFPDLFNRELSFDIYRDDIVFKDPMNTFIGIENYKSIFWGLRFHGRIFFKALWVDIISVWQPVENVIMVRWTVHGIPRVLWESRGRFDGTSEYKLDRQGKIFEHRVDNIATNSPPRFKVFSVAELIQSIGCPSTARPTYFETSSHPERT, from the exons aTGGCCCTTCTAATCCACTCCCCGGAAATATCTGTTGCTCTCCAAATTGCTCCAAACCCTAACCCTAGGCTGAGCAAAGTCCACAGCTTCAAACCCCATACAAAGAGCACATGGATTGGGTCAGCGCGCGGGGTGAGAATTTCTTGCAAAGTGAAAGATTGTGCAGTTCTGGATTTGGGTTTGGATGAGAACGTGAATTCGTACGGTCAATTTTCGGTTCCTGTGAAGCCAGAGTCGAAGCAGagcaaagagaaagaagaagagaagcaGAATTACCATGTTAATGTGGGATATGCTATTCGAACTTTGAGGGAGGATTTCCCTGATCTCTTCAACAGGGAACTTAGCTTTGACATCTACAG GGATGATATTGTGTTTAAGGATCCAATGAATACGTTCATTGGAATTGAGAATTACAAATCTATCTTCTGGGGACTACGATTCCATGGCAGGATATTTTTCAAAGCTTTGTGGGTTGACATAATTAGTGTATGGCAGCCTGTTGAGAACGTCATCATGGTTCGCTGGACTGTTCATGGTATCCCACGAGTTCTATGGGAAAGCCGTGGTAGGTTTGATGGAACCTCTGAGTATAAACTTGACAGGCAGGGCAAGATTTTTGAACACAGGGTTGACAACATTGCTACCAATTCACCTCCTCGGTTCAAAGTGTTTAGTGTAGCAGAGTTAATTCAATCTATTGGCTGCCCCTCAACTGCAAGACCTACCTATTTTGAAACATCTTCACATCCCGAGAGAACGTAA
- the LOC108346886 gene encoding sufE-like protein 1, chloroplastic/mitochondrial has product MATNSISSSSFRFLTTRIPHSLFRRTPTLLPPLTKPLFSKSITFQRLPSSSPPSSSSSPSPSSTSLQPIEDLPPKLQEIVHLFQSVPEPKAKYEQLLFYGKNLKPLEPHFKTNDNKVQGCVSQVWVRAYLDTNGHVVYEADSDSVLTKGLAALLVQGLSGRPVSEIIRVTPDFVTLLGLQQSLTPSRNNGFLNMLKLMQRKAFMLYVEAEKGGEFTEMKSPEMNSDSVVENSSRGGESSELGEGDVGLDSEGGVELGGRGKRIREKLQKELEPVELEVEDVSYQHAGHAGVRGSDGETHFNVRVVSKEFEGKSLVKRHRLIYGLLQEELETGLHALSIEAKTPAEVEG; this is encoded by the coding sequence ATGGCTACCAATTCGATTTCCTCATCCTCCTTTCGATTTCTCACTACCAGAATCCCTCACTCCCTCTTCCGCAGAACCCCAACTCTCCTTCCTCCTCTAACAAAACCCCTCTTCTCTAAATCCATCACCTTCCAGAGACTTCCATCATCATCTCCaccgtcatcatcatcatcaccgtCGCCGTCTTCCACATCCCTTCAACCCATCGAAGACCTCCCTCCGAAGCTCCAAGAAATCGTTCACCTTTTCCAATCCGTCCCCGAACCCAAGGCCAAATACGAACAGCTCCTCTTCTATGGCAAAAACCTCAAACCCCTCGAACCCCACTTCAAAACCAACGACAACAAGGTCCAAGGTTGCGTCTCCCAGGTCTGGGTCCGAGCCTACCTGGACACCAACGGCCACGTCGTCTACGAAGCCGACTCCGACTCCGTCCTCACCAAAGGCCTCGCCGCGTTGCTCGTTCAGGGCCTCTCGGGTCGACCCGTCAGTGAAATCATTCGGGTCACACCCGATTTCGTCACGCTGTTAGGGTTACAGCAGAGCCTAACCCCATCAAGGAACAACGGGTTCTTGAACATGCTTAAATTGATGCAGAGAAAGGCGTTTATGCTGTACGTGGAAGCTGAAAAGGGTGGTGAGTTCACTGAAATGAAGTCACCCGAGATGAATTCTGATAGCGTTGTTGAGAATTCTTCAAGGGGTGGAGAAAGTTCTGAACTTGGTGAGGGTGATGTTGGTTTGGATTCTGAGGGTGGTGTGGAATTGGGAGGGAGGGGGAAGAGAATAAGGGAGAAGTTGCAGAAGGAGCTTGAGCCTGTTGAGTTGGAGGTTGAGGATGTGTCTTATCAGCATGCGGGGCATGCTGGGGTTAGAGGGAGTGATGGAGAAACGCATTTCAATGTTAGAGTTGTGTCTAAGGAGTTTGAAGGGAAGAGTTTGGTTAAGAGGCATAGGCTTATTTATGGCCTTCTGCAAGAGGAGTTGGAGACTGGACTCCATGCCTTGTCGATCGAGGCCAAGACACCGGCTGAAGTTGAAGGATGA